One stretch of Clavibacter californiensis DNA includes these proteins:
- a CDS encoding bifunctional o-acetylhomoserine/o-acetylserine sulfhydrylase, which translates to MSDHDEDRAAGWRFETQQIHAGAAPDPVTHARATPIYQTTSYVFDDAQHAQDLFALAQPGNIYTRIMNPTQAVVEERIAALEGGTGALLVASGQSASTFAVLNIAQAGDHIVSSSSIYGGTYNLFKYTLAKLGIETTFVEDQDDPEAWARAARPNTKLFFAETIGNPRINVLDIRAVADVAHDAGVPLIVDSTIATPYLIRPLEHGADIVVHSATKFLGGHGTVIGGLVVDGGRFPWSEHAERFPGLTTPDPSYHGVTYAEALGDGLAYITKARVQLLRDLGASIAPASAWQLIQGIETLSLRIERHVQNAQAVAEWLDAHEDIANVYYAGLPSSPWYAAGNRYAPRGVGAVLSFELKGGVDAGRALVESLELFSHLANIGDVRSLVIHPASTTHAQLTPEQQLTAGVTPGLVRLSVGLESIDDIIEDLAAGLRAARAVKDGAAAPALAGTRQSGA; encoded by the coding sequence ATGAGCGACCACGACGAGGACCGGGCAGCGGGCTGGCGCTTCGAGACGCAGCAGATCCACGCGGGGGCGGCGCCGGATCCGGTCACGCACGCACGCGCGACGCCCATCTACCAGACCACGTCCTACGTGTTCGACGACGCCCAGCACGCGCAGGACCTGTTCGCGCTGGCGCAGCCCGGCAACATCTACACGCGCATCATGAACCCCACGCAGGCCGTCGTGGAGGAGCGCATCGCTGCCCTCGAGGGCGGGACCGGTGCGCTGCTGGTCGCCTCCGGGCAGTCGGCCTCCACCTTCGCCGTGCTCAACATCGCGCAGGCGGGCGACCACATCGTCTCGAGCTCCTCCATCTACGGCGGCACGTACAACCTCTTCAAGTACACGCTCGCGAAGCTCGGCATCGAGACGACGTTCGTCGAGGACCAGGACGACCCCGAGGCGTGGGCACGGGCCGCGCGGCCGAACACCAAGCTGTTCTTCGCCGAGACCATCGGCAACCCGCGCATCAACGTCCTCGACATCCGCGCCGTCGCCGACGTGGCGCACGATGCGGGCGTGCCGCTGATCGTGGACAGCACCATCGCCACCCCGTACCTCATCCGGCCGCTCGAGCACGGCGCGGACATCGTCGTGCACTCGGCCACGAAGTTCCTCGGCGGGCACGGCACGGTCATCGGCGGCCTGGTGGTGGACGGCGGCCGGTTCCCGTGGTCCGAGCACGCGGAGCGCTTCCCGGGGCTCACGACCCCCGATCCGTCGTACCACGGCGTCACCTACGCCGAGGCCTTGGGTGACGGCCTCGCCTACATCACCAAGGCGCGCGTTCAGCTGCTCCGCGACCTCGGGGCGTCCATCGCCCCGGCGAGCGCCTGGCAGCTCATCCAGGGCATCGAGACGCTGAGCCTCCGGATCGAGCGGCACGTGCAGAACGCCCAGGCGGTGGCCGAGTGGCTCGACGCGCACGAGGACATCGCGAACGTCTACTACGCGGGTCTCCCGTCGAGCCCCTGGTACGCGGCGGGGAACCGGTACGCGCCGCGCGGCGTCGGCGCCGTCCTCTCCTTCGAGCTGAAGGGCGGGGTGGACGCGGGGCGCGCGCTCGTCGAGTCGCTGGAGCTGTTCAGCCACCTGGCGAACATCGGCGACGTGCGGAGCCTCGTCATCCACCCGGCGTCGACCACCCACGCGCAGCTCACGCCCGAGCAGCAGCTGACGGCGGGCGTCACCCCCGGGCTCGTGCGCCTGTCGGTCGGCCTCGAGAGCATCGACGACATCATCGAGGACCTCGCGGCCGGGCTCCGGGCCGCGCGCGCCGTCAAGGACGGCGCCGCCGCCCCTGCGCTCGCGGGCACCCGGCAGAGCGGGGCGTAA
- a CDS encoding sensor histidine kinase: MDRMKRERERLLQRTARVYGLSFTAVAAACILLPGEMPVPAAAGGVALLAVLAVAQWRIGTDARVRWMVVVLVAGLAAMVVAQLGGRSASSLTALTHISAGAIGSLALLETVRPGRLRVVAAAFVLTSAVAVGASWSTGAFPYVVLVHVFGWLLAGILGYWLSVAVHRVGRRITDIGRAHRAERMASELEAQRRQGARLLHDTVLATLTLLAHSGVGVTPQAMRQQAADDARLLRQLRLGANPTPQASGGYTLEPVEQSVLGNTLESVKQRFGRMGLEVSWHGTGQVLLPSDILDAFLLSLAECLENVRRHAGVTEAHVTITDDDTTVRAMVTDAGVGFDLAHVDQAKLGFKESVVARLTDVGGNARLFSSPGSGTTVVLEVPK, translated from the coding sequence ATGGATCGCATGAAGCGCGAGCGCGAGCGCCTGCTGCAGCGGACCGCACGCGTGTACGGCCTCAGCTTCACCGCGGTCGCCGCCGCGTGCATCCTGCTGCCGGGCGAGATGCCGGTGCCCGCCGCGGCCGGCGGCGTCGCGCTCCTGGCGGTGCTCGCCGTCGCCCAGTGGCGGATCGGCACCGACGCGCGCGTCAGGTGGATGGTCGTCGTGCTCGTCGCCGGGCTCGCGGCGATGGTCGTCGCCCAGCTCGGCGGGCGCTCCGCATCGTCGCTCACCGCGCTCACCCACATCTCCGCGGGCGCCATCGGCTCGCTCGCGCTCCTCGAGACCGTGCGGCCGGGACGGCTCCGCGTCGTGGCGGCCGCCTTCGTCCTCACGAGCGCGGTCGCCGTCGGCGCCTCCTGGTCCACCGGCGCCTTCCCGTACGTCGTCCTGGTGCACGTGTTCGGCTGGCTGCTCGCGGGGATCCTCGGCTACTGGCTGAGCGTGGCCGTGCACCGGGTCGGCCGCCGCATCACCGACATCGGGCGCGCCCACCGCGCCGAGCGCATGGCGAGCGAGCTCGAGGCGCAGCGACGCCAGGGCGCGCGCCTCCTGCACGACACCGTGCTGGCGACCCTCACGCTCCTCGCGCACTCCGGGGTCGGCGTCACGCCGCAGGCCATGCGCCAGCAGGCGGCCGACGACGCGCGCCTGCTCCGCCAGCTGCGCCTGGGCGCGAACCCCACCCCGCAGGCGTCGGGCGGGTACACGCTCGAGCCCGTCGAGCAGTCGGTGCTCGGCAACACGCTCGAGTCGGTGAAGCAGCGCTTCGGCCGGATGGGCCTCGAGGTCAGCTGGCACGGGACCGGGCAGGTGCTGCTCCCGAGCGACATCCTCGACGCGTTCCTGCTCTCGCTCGCCGAGTGCCTGGAGAACGTCCGGCGGCACGCGGGCGTCACCGAGGCCCACGTCACCATCACCGACGACGACACCACCGTGCGCGCCATGGTCACCGACGCCGGCGTCGGCTTCGACCTCGCGCACGTGGACCAGGCGAAGCTGGGATTCAAGGAGTCGGTCGTCGCGCGCCTCACGGACGTGGGCGGCAACGCCCGGCTGTTCTCCTCCCCCGGATCCGGGACGACGGTCGTGCTGGAGGTGCCCAAGTGA
- a CDS encoding SDR family NAD(P)-dependent oxidoreductase, with protein MSSSKRVVVTGASSGIGAATVRLFRSRGWDVVGVARREDRLRALAEETGATYAVADLTVQADVDALRDHLRETGHVHALVNNAGGAVGTDSVEGGSSEDWAWMYDINVLAVRRVTSALLPLLRAGVPEGGSADIVTVSSIAAHVPYEGGGGYNAAKAAAHAMLGVLRLELAGEPIRVIEIAPGQVRTEEFSLVRFGGDRAKADAVYDGVPGPLTAEDVAEAIVHAVELPPHVNVDLLTLKPVAQAAPHKLVRKPLAVREELTDRG; from the coding sequence ATGTCCAGCAGCAAGAGGGTCGTCGTCACGGGTGCGAGCTCGGGGATCGGCGCCGCCACCGTCCGCCTGTTCCGGAGCCGGGGGTGGGACGTCGTCGGCGTCGCCCGCCGCGAGGACCGCCTGCGAGCGCTCGCCGAGGAGACCGGCGCGACCTACGCCGTCGCCGACCTCACGGTGCAGGCCGACGTCGACGCGCTCCGCGACCACCTGCGCGAGACCGGCCACGTGCACGCCCTCGTGAACAACGCCGGGGGAGCCGTGGGCACCGACTCCGTCGAGGGCGGTTCGTCCGAGGACTGGGCCTGGATGTACGACATCAACGTGCTCGCCGTGCGGCGCGTGACGAGCGCGCTCCTCCCGCTGCTCCGCGCCGGCGTCCCCGAGGGAGGCAGCGCCGACATCGTGACCGTGAGCTCCATCGCCGCGCACGTGCCCTACGAGGGCGGCGGCGGCTACAACGCCGCGAAGGCCGCCGCGCACGCGATGCTCGGCGTGCTCCGTCTGGAGCTCGCGGGGGAGCCGATCCGCGTGATCGAGATCGCGCCCGGCCAGGTGCGCACGGAGGAGTTCTCGCTCGTGCGCTTCGGCGGCGACCGGGCGAAGGCGGACGCGGTCTACGACGGCGTCCCCGGACCGCTGACCGCCGAGGACGTGGCCGAGGCGATCGTGCACGCGGTGGAGCTGCCGCCGCACGTGAACGTGGACCTGCTCACCCTCAAGCCCGTCGCGCAGGCCGCGCCGCACAAGCTGGTGCGGAAGCCGCTCGCCGTCCGCGAGGAGCTGACCGACCGAGGATGA
- a CDS encoding TetR/AcrR family transcriptional regulator: MSVLANELDARDHGGEDTGPRRRGPRTSGDARASIIDAARMLFIESGADRVSARRIAAAAGVDPSLVRYYFGSLEALLEEALRPSEDLLAPYLGLRDLPIEERGAALVSAALHTWEHPVGSTIMRWVTVSSDHDSAAYRRFSEAAPQHWMSALPDGIPQEEAAVRNSLVGAALGGIAITRYIWRSEPIASMSRETVVALHGPVVQGFLTGPLPDVPVAASLPAA, from the coding sequence ATGTCCGTACTGGCGAACGAGCTCGATGCACGCGACCACGGCGGGGAGGACACCGGCCCCCGTCGCCGCGGCCCCCGCACCTCCGGCGACGCCCGGGCCAGCATCATCGACGCGGCCCGCATGCTGTTCATCGAATCGGGCGCCGACCGCGTCAGCGCCCGCCGCATCGCCGCGGCGGCCGGCGTCGACCCGAGCCTCGTCCGCTACTACTTCGGCTCCCTCGAGGCGCTGCTCGAGGAGGCGCTGCGCCCGTCGGAGGACCTGCTCGCCCCCTACCTCGGTCTGCGCGACCTGCCCATCGAGGAGCGCGGCGCGGCCCTCGTCTCCGCGGCCCTGCACACGTGGGAGCACCCGGTCGGATCCACGATCATGCGCTGGGTCACCGTCTCGTCGGACCACGACAGCGCGGCCTACCGCCGGTTCTCCGAGGCGGCGCCGCAGCACTGGATGAGCGCCCTCCCCGACGGGATCCCGCAGGAGGAGGCCGCCGTCCGCAACTCGCTCGTGGGCGCGGCGCTCGGCGGCATCGCGATCACCCGCTACATCTGGCGGAGCGAGCCCATCGCGAGCATGTCCCGTGAGACGGTCGTCGCGCTGCACGGGCCCGTGGTGCAGGGGTTCCTCACCGGCCCGCTGCCGGACGTCCCGGTCGCGGCCTCCCTGCCCGCCGCCTGA
- the metX gene encoding homoserine O-acetyltransferase MetX, with product MDWQTPEDTVPSSLVTDAQIRSLIGRPPASGAWREGDPVADRLFAQVGGIDLEAGGRIPSVRVAYETFGERDPDGGNAVLVLHALTGDSHLRGSAGPGQPTGGWWSGIVGPGLAIDTDRWFVVAPNMLGGCQGTTGPASLAPDGAEWGARFPFITIRDQVAVQAALADALGIAVWAAVVGGSMGGMQALEWGVGLPDRMRRLAILAAPAIASADQIALNSVQAEAIRMDPAYRDGDYFDAADGDGPHRGLALARRMALLNYRSPDELNQRFARSWQSGISPMGDEGRYAVESYLDFHGNKFTRRFDATSYIRLIDAMSSHDVGRDRGGVEAALGRVRAATLVVGIDSDRLFPVPDQRLVARHVPGTVDGGEVVVISSDYGHDGFLIENEAVGRELARLLDTPA from the coding sequence ATGGACTGGCAGACACCCGAGGACACCGTCCCGTCGAGCCTGGTGACGGATGCGCAGATCCGCTCCCTGATCGGACGGCCGCCCGCGTCGGGCGCGTGGCGCGAGGGCGACCCCGTCGCCGACCGGCTGTTCGCACAGGTGGGGGGGATCGACCTGGAGGCGGGCGGGCGGATCCCGTCGGTGCGCGTGGCATACGAGACCTTCGGCGAGCGCGACCCCGACGGCGGCAACGCCGTGCTGGTGCTGCACGCCCTCACGGGCGACAGCCACCTCCGCGGATCCGCGGGTCCCGGGCAGCCCACGGGCGGGTGGTGGTCGGGCATCGTGGGTCCCGGCCTCGCGATCGACACAGACCGCTGGTTCGTCGTCGCCCCCAACATGCTGGGCGGCTGCCAGGGCACGACAGGCCCCGCCTCCCTCGCGCCCGACGGCGCCGAATGGGGAGCGAGGTTCCCCTTCATCACCATCCGCGACCAGGTCGCCGTGCAGGCCGCCCTCGCGGATGCGCTCGGGATCGCCGTCTGGGCGGCGGTCGTCGGCGGGTCCATGGGCGGGATGCAGGCGCTGGAGTGGGGCGTGGGGCTCCCCGACCGGATGCGCCGGCTCGCGATCCTCGCGGCCCCTGCCATCGCCAGCGCCGACCAGATCGCGCTCAACTCCGTGCAGGCCGAGGCGATCCGGATGGATCCCGCGTACCGCGACGGCGACTACTTCGACGCGGCGGACGGCGACGGGCCGCACCGGGGCCTCGCGCTCGCGCGCCGCATGGCGCTGCTGAACTACCGCAGCCCGGACGAGCTCAATCAGAGGTTCGCCCGCTCGTGGCAGAGCGGCATCAGCCCGATGGGCGACGAGGGCAGGTACGCCGTGGAGTCGTACCTCGACTTCCACGGGAACAAGTTCACCCGGCGCTTCGACGCGACCAGCTACATCCGCCTGATCGACGCGATGAGCTCGCACGACGTGGGTCGTGACCGCGGCGGCGTCGAGGCCGCGCTCGGGAGGGTGCGGGCGGCGACGCTCGTGGTCGGCATCGACAGCGACCGGCTGTTCCCCGTCCCCGACCAGCGGCTCGTCGCCCGGCATGTGCCCGGGACCGTCGACGGCGGCGAGGTCGTCGTGATCTCCTCCGACTACGGCCACGACGGCTTCCTCATCGAGAACGAGGCCGTGGGCCGCGAGCTCGCGCGCCTGCTCGACACCCCCGCGTAG
- a CDS encoding response regulator transcription factor has product MSRRPLHATGHGQRVRVALVDDHVLLLDGLSARLSRPRTGVEVVATSPTWNGLVRDDRFPDAFDVVVLDLALRDEVPVAQKIRTLTGAGLTSVLLSTHADPSTIHGAMRAGASAVVPKAESSEELIASIHAAADGTPRQTALVQQAMQDFQAEEDPRLGQQEQRALVLYAGGRSIRDVAEAMSTTEETVKSYIKRGRRKYLHAGTDLGTKLLLRRHAIRHGWIAPE; this is encoded by the coding sequence ATGAGCCGACGTCCGCTGCACGCGACGGGCCACGGCCAACGGGTCCGCGTGGCGCTGGTCGACGACCACGTCCTCCTGCTCGACGGCCTGAGCGCCCGGCTCTCGCGTCCCCGCACGGGCGTCGAGGTGGTCGCGACCTCCCCCACGTGGAACGGGCTCGTGCGCGACGACCGCTTCCCTGATGCCTTCGACGTCGTCGTCCTCGACCTCGCGCTCCGCGACGAGGTGCCGGTCGCGCAGAAGATCCGCACGCTCACGGGCGCCGGCCTCACGTCCGTGCTCCTGAGCACGCATGCCGACCCGTCGACCATCCACGGCGCCATGCGCGCGGGCGCCTCCGCCGTGGTCCCGAAGGCCGAGTCGTCGGAGGAGCTGATCGCGAGCATCCACGCCGCCGCGGACGGCACGCCCCGGCAGACGGCGCTCGTGCAGCAGGCGATGCAGGACTTCCAGGCCGAGGAGGATCCGCGGCTCGGCCAGCAGGAGCAGCGCGCGCTGGTGCTCTACGCGGGCGGGCGGTCGATCCGCGACGTCGCGGAGGCGATGAGCACGACGGAGGAGACCGTCAAGTCGTACATCAAGCGGGGGCGCCGCAAGTACCTGCACGCGGGGACGGACCTCGGGACCAAGCTGCTGCTGCGGCGCCATGCGATCCGCCACGGCTGGATCGCGCCGGAATAG